The Virgibacillus sp. MSP4-1 genome has a segment encoding these proteins:
- a CDS encoding DeoR family transcriptional regulator has protein sequence MNRSTSRMLARVKAVYLYIKENGTVTTTDIAEEFGITDRTVQRDLHVLSYNGLVRSPSRGKWTTTKKKVKIS, from the coding sequence TTGAATCGTTCAACCTCCCGGATGCTAGCGAGGGTAAAAGCTGTCTATCTTTACATAAAGGAGAATGGGACAGTTACAACAACAGATATAGCAGAGGAGTTTGGCATAACCGATCGAACCGTTCAAAGAGACCTTCATGTATTATCCTATAATGGCCTTGTCAGAAGCCCGAGTAGAGGAAAATGGACCACAACAAAAAAGAAAGTAAAAATTTCATAG
- a CDS encoding pseudouridine synthase, which produces MRLDKVLANMGYGSRTDVKKLMKKGVVQVDGTTVKDGKTQVNPDQQEILINGELVQYKENIYLMMNKPKGVISATEDYVETTVVDLLEMEDQIFDPFPVGRLDKDTEGLLLITNDGKLSHELLSPKKKVGKKYWAKVNGKVSATDVQAFAKGVKLDDGYITQPAVLNILSAGEVSEIELTIMEGKFHQVKRMFLATGKKVMELKRLQMGQLHLDADLEPGEYRELADEELSLLGRQDDSI; this is translated from the coding sequence ATGCGATTAGACAAGGTTTTAGCAAATATGGGATATGGCAGTCGAACAGACGTTAAAAAGCTGATGAAAAAGGGAGTCGTACAGGTTGATGGGACCACAGTCAAAGACGGAAAAACACAGGTCAACCCTGATCAGCAGGAGATTTTGATTAATGGAGAATTGGTGCAATATAAAGAAAACATTTATTTAATGATGAATAAACCCAAGGGAGTAATATCTGCTACTGAGGATTATGTTGAAACAACGGTAGTTGATCTGCTGGAGATGGAAGATCAGATTTTTGATCCATTTCCAGTGGGCCGATTAGATAAGGATACGGAGGGATTATTATTGATCACCAATGACGGCAAGCTGTCCCACGAGCTTCTTTCTCCAAAGAAAAAAGTCGGTAAGAAATATTGGGCAAAAGTTAACGGGAAGGTATCGGCTACGGATGTACAGGCCTTTGCAAAAGGAGTAAAGCTTGATGATGGTTATATCACACAGCCGGCGGTATTAAACATCCTGTCAGCTGGCGAGGTTTCGGAAATCGAATTAACCATTATGGAAGGAAAATTTCATCAGGTCAAACGGATGTTTCTTGCAACAGGAAAAAAAGTAATGGAGTTAAAAAGGCTGCAAATGGGACAGCTGCACCTGGATGCTGACCTTGAGCCGGGTGAATATCGGGAGCTAGCTGATGAAGAGCTGAGCCTGCTTGGAAGACAGGATGATTCTATTTAA